In Sphingomonas sp. SORGH_AS_0950, the following are encoded in one genomic region:
- a CDS encoding flagellar protein FlgN, with amino-acid sequence MTRRDALIQVIEALHREIAALKSNDVVALERATSEKLAAIEQVAALGTGPAGPELRELADEANRLNETCRIYVNLMAANVRRKLQTLTGDAGMGYRPAMRAYA; translated from the coding sequence ATGACGCGCCGTGACGCCCTGATCCAGGTCATCGAGGCCCTGCACCGCGAAATCGCGGCGCTGAAGTCGAACGACGTGGTCGCCCTCGAACGCGCCACCTCCGAGAAGCTGGCCGCGATCGAACAGGTCGCCGCGCTGGGCACCGGCCCCGCCGGACCCGAGCTGCGCGAGCTGGCCGACGAGGCCAACCGCCTGAACGAGACCTGCCGCATCTATGTGAACCTGATGGCGGCCAATGTCCGTCGCAAGCTCCAGACCCTGACCGGGGATGCCGGCATGGGCTATCGCCCCGCGATGCGCGCCTACGCCTGA
- the flhA gene encoding flagellar biosynthesis protein FlhA — protein sequence MGKLFSGGRTMALPAAILLLVLVMVVPIPPALLDIFFVANIAISLAVLMVALNAEKPLDFSAFPTVLLFATLFRLGLNVASTRIVLVHGHEGESAAGHVIEAFGTFLIGGDYVVGLFVFAILMIINLIVVTKGAGRVSEVSARFTLDALPGKQMAIDADLNAGLITPDQAKARRVEVSTEADFYGSMDGSSKFVKGDAVAAMLILAANIIGGLILGPVSHGMGVADAAKTYILLAIGDALVAQLPSLMLSIAAAAIVTRVSSDKDLAGQIGSQFGASKTWIPVAVILGLLGALPGMPHLVLLPAAAIAGFTAWKLRQIEKRPVPVPPPPAAEPVDPSRIGWDEVIDGMQVHIDIGYGLVPLVDERRGAPLMARITGVRRQLSKELGFVVPQARVRDDINLGPFNYRILINGVVAAEDQVSPDEMLALDTGQAFGTLDGKPVQDPTFGLPATWILKGDADAATGMGYLVVDPGTVMATHLNHILGSNAAELLGPDEVQSLLDGLKERASQLAASLSPNPLPLTTLTQVLKGLLSENITLKEFRRIASAIAVAAQKTLDAEEIVELIRPQLGALIIQKLCGMREPLRVMTLDGQLEGLLGQAMRADTARRHVIEPDLGRRITEALTHAAQPLIAEAKPFALVVQPGVRLAMRKLLRTCMPDTPVLSFFEVPEEKAVEVVAVIGAPQALAA from the coding sequence ATGGGCAAGCTGTTTTCCGGCGGCCGCACCATGGCCCTTCCCGCGGCGATCCTGCTGCTCGTCCTGGTCATGGTCGTGCCGATCCCGCCCGCGCTGCTCGACATCTTCTTCGTCGCCAATATCGCGATCAGCCTGGCCGTCCTGATGGTCGCGCTGAACGCCGAAAAGCCGCTCGACTTCTCGGCCTTTCCGACCGTCCTCCTGTTCGCCACGCTGTTCCGCCTGGGCCTCAACGTCGCCTCGACCCGTATCGTGCTGGTGCACGGTCATGAGGGCGAGAGCGCGGCGGGCCATGTCATCGAGGCGTTCGGCACCTTCCTGATCGGCGGCGACTATGTCGTCGGCCTCTTCGTCTTCGCGATCCTGATGATCATCAACCTGATCGTCGTGACCAAGGGCGCGGGCCGCGTGTCCGAAGTGTCGGCGCGCTTCACCCTGGACGCGCTGCCCGGCAAGCAGATGGCGATCGACGCCGACCTGAACGCCGGGCTCATCACCCCCGACCAGGCCAAGGCGCGCCGCGTCGAGGTGTCGACCGAGGCCGATTTCTACGGCTCGATGGACGGTTCGTCCAAGTTCGTGAAGGGCGATGCGGTCGCCGCGATGCTGATCCTGGCGGCCAACATCATCGGCGGCCTGATCCTGGGCCCGGTCAGCCACGGCATGGGCGTGGCCGATGCGGCCAAGACCTATATCCTGCTGGCCATCGGCGACGCGCTGGTCGCGCAGCTGCCTTCGCTGATGCTGTCGATCGCCGCCGCCGCCATCGTGACGCGCGTGTCGTCCGACAAGGATCTGGCGGGCCAGATCGGGTCGCAGTTCGGCGCGTCCAAGACCTGGATCCCGGTCGCGGTGATCCTGGGCCTGCTCGGCGCGCTGCCCGGCATGCCGCACCTCGTGCTGCTGCCCGCCGCCGCCATTGCCGGGTTCACCGCGTGGAAGCTGCGCCAGATCGAGAAGCGCCCGGTCCCCGTCCCCCCGCCCCCCGCCGCCGAGCCGGTCGATCCCTCGCGCATCGGCTGGGACGAGGTCATCGACGGGATGCAGGTGCATATCGACATCGGCTATGGCCTGGTGCCGCTGGTCGACGAGCGTCGCGGCGCCCCGCTGATGGCGCGCATCACCGGCGTCCGCCGCCAGCTGTCCAAGGAACTGGGCTTCGTCGTGCCGCAGGCGCGGGTCCGCGACGACATCAATCTCGGGCCGTTCAACTACCGCATCCTCATCAACGGCGTCGTCGCCGCCGAGGATCAGGTGTCGCCCGACGAGATGCTGGCGCTCGACACCGGCCAGGCCTTCGGCACGCTGGACGGCAAGCCGGTCCAGGACCCGACCTTCGGCCTGCCCGCGACCTGGATCCTGAAGGGCGACGCCGATGCCGCCACCGGCATGGGCTATCTGGTCGTCGATCCGGGCACCGTCATGGCGACCCATCTGAACCACATTCTGGGCTCCAACGCCGCCGAGCTGCTCGGCCCCGACGAGGTCCAGTCGCTGCTCGACGGGCTGAAGGAGCGCGCGAGCCAGCTCGCCGCCTCGCTCAGCCCCAACCCCCTGCCGCTCACCACCCTGACCCAGGTTCTCAAGGGCCTTCTTTCGGAGAATATCACCTTGAAGGAGTTCCGCCGCATCGCCAGCGCGATCGCCGTGGCGGCCCAGAAGACGCTCGACGCCGAAGAGATTGTCGAGCTGATCCGGCCGCAGCTGGGCGCGCTCATCATCCAGAAACTGTGCGGGATGCGCGAACCGCTGCGCGTCATGACGCTGGACGGCCAGCTCGAAGGGCTGCTGGGCCAGGCCATGCGCGCCGACACCGCGCGCCGCCATGTGATCGAGCCCGACCTGGGTCGTCGCATCACCGAGGCGCTGACCCATGCCGCCCAGCCGCTGATCGCCGAGGCCAAGCCGTTCGCGCTGGTCGTCCAGCCGGGCGTGCGGCTCGCGATGCGCAAGCTGCTGCGCACCTGCATGCCCGACACGCCGGTCCTGTCCTTCTTCGAGGTGCCCGAGGAGAAGGCGGTCGAGGTCGTCGCCGTGATCGGCGCTCCGCAGGCGCTGGCCGCATGA
- the flgB gene encoding flagellar basal body rod protein FlgB encodes MAAETLFGIHGAALEVRAQRMGVLASNIANASTPGFKARDIDFKAALAAIEGGSDQGQGKGIAGATKYRVPLQTSLDGNTVELNQEQTAFAENAVQYQTTLSFLNGRISTITRALKGE; translated from the coding sequence ATGGCCGCAGAAACGCTTTTCGGAATTCACGGCGCGGCGCTGGAAGTCCGGGCGCAGCGCATGGGTGTGCTGGCCTCGAACATCGCCAACGCCTCCACCCCCGGATTCAAGGCGCGCGACATCGATTTCAAGGCGGCGCTCGCCGCGATCGAGGGCGGCTCCGACCAGGGCCAGGGCAAGGGGATCGCCGGCGCGACGAAGTATCGCGTGCCGCTCCAGACTTCGCTCGACGGCAACACGGTCGAACTCAACCAGGAACAGACCGCCTTCGCCGAAAACGCCGTCCAGTATCAGACGACGCTGTCGTTCCTGAACGGCCGCATCTCCACCATCACCCGTGCGCTGAAGGGCGAATAA
- a CDS encoding flagella basal body P-ring formation protein FlgA translates to MILSLLLAGAAGFQDIAALDAAVTAFTGRPVGVEGGARSPVDARLKLSQCPTVALSWRTEMHDAVVVTCSSPQWRIFVPVLAVPKPAAEPRPIPVAAARVEPVIRRGDPVVIEAGSNGFSITREGVAMADAAPGAHFLVRIDSSRQPVQAVALASGRATLPGWAE, encoded by the coding sequence ATGATCCTGTCGCTGCTTCTGGCCGGTGCCGCCGGCTTTCAGGATATTGCCGCGCTCGACGCCGCCGTCACCGCCTTTACCGGCCGCCCCGTCGGGGTGGAGGGGGGCGCCCGGTCGCCGGTCGATGCCAGGCTGAAGCTCAGCCAATGCCCCACCGTCGCGCTGTCATGGCGCACCGAGATGCACGACGCGGTGGTCGTCACCTGTTCCAGCCCGCAATGGCGCATCTTCGTGCCGGTGCTGGCCGTGCCGAAGCCCGCCGCCGAGCCGCGCCCGATTCCCGTCGCCGCCGCCCGGGTGGAGCCGGTCATCCGGCGCGGCGATCCGGTGGTGATCGAGGCGGGATCGAACGGCTTTTCGATCACCCGCGAAGGCGTGGCGATGGCCGATGCCGCGCCCGGCGCGCATTTCCTGGTCCGCATCGATTCGTCCCGCCAGCCGGTCCAGGCGGTCGCGCTGGCCAGCGGTCGCGCCACCCTGCCCGGCTGGGCCGAATAG
- a CDS encoding lytic transglycosylase domain-containing protein — MTVQPVSQTRIQSAIALASSRTGVDFGYLLGQAKLESGLNANARAGTSSASGLYQFVEQSWLAVVKKHGAEHGLGWAADSIGQSGGRYHVSGEARTAVMGLRNDPTAASLMAAEHASDNKSALEATLGREAGGTDLYMAHFLGLGGATKFLSKMASSPQATGAALFPAAARANRSVFYAANGQPRTLSDIYNRFADKLAGSSADSDATRAANLQFAAQALALKGMGEDATVVTGNNESAADAMAWANSTMNRLGLRNGSASITDSDSVLRPKPDHARLAYMMLASMGG, encoded by the coding sequence ATGACCGTCCAACCCGTCTCTCAAACCAGGATCCAATCGGCCATCGCGCTGGCGTCCAGCCGCACGGGTGTCGATTTCGGCTATCTGCTGGGGCAGGCCAAGCTCGAGTCCGGGCTGAACGCGAATGCCCGTGCGGGGACCTCCTCGGCCTCGGGTCTGTACCAGTTCGTCGAGCAGAGCTGGCTCGCGGTGGTCAAGAAGCACGGCGCCGAGCATGGCCTGGGCTGGGCGGCGGATTCGATCGGCCAGTCGGGCGGACGCTATCATGTGTCGGGCGAGGCGCGCACCGCCGTCATGGGGCTGCGCAACGATCCCACCGCCGCCTCGCTGATGGCGGCCGAACATGCCTCGGACAACAAGAGCGCGCTGGAGGCGACGCTGGGCCGCGAGGCGGGCGGCACCGACCTGTATATGGCGCATTTCCTGGGCCTGGGCGGCGCGACCAAGTTCCTGAGCAAGATGGCGTCGAGCCCGCAGGCGACCGGCGCCGCGCTGTTCCCCGCCGCCGCGCGCGCCAACCGCTCGGTCTTCTACGCCGCGAACGGCCAGCCGCGCACGCTCTCGGACATCTATAACCGCTTCGCCGACAAGCTGGCGGGCAGCAGCGCCGACAGCGACGCGACCCGCGCCGCCAACCTGCAATTCGCCGCACAGGCGCTCGCGCTGAAGGGCATGGGCGAGGATGCGACGGTCGTCACCGGTAACAACGAAAGCGCCGCCGACGCCATGGCCTGGGCCAACAGCACGATGAACCGGCTGGGCCTGCGCAACGGATCGGCCAGCATCACCGACAGCGACAGCGTGCTGCGCCCCAAGCCCGACCATGCGCGGCTGGCGTACATGATGCTCGCGAGCATGGGGGGTTAA
- a CDS encoding sigma-70 family RNA polymerase sigma factor: MSAHPLSGAFVSAQSLNPANFDPALANPTVADRPITYRPTVRRPGGDTDAIIRQHLPLVRRIAWHVHGSMSSLIEVEDLVQVGLVALVEAAASFEERGVEFGHYLKSRLRGAMIDELRRQATTTRGAMRRRRQYSEAVTTLSQSGGQAPTDEAVAEKLGISVERLRADYKTAEAVRMEAIDDVYADDLPWFADDTPDAFEQLAESDLRDALIAAISALPEREAMVIQLYYVEELNLEEIGQVLGVGAARICQIKSAAHARLKKALASQR, translated from the coding sequence ATGAGCGCGCATCCCCTGAGCGGCGCGTTCGTCAGCGCCCAGAGCCTCAACCCGGCGAATTTCGATCCGGCGCTGGCCAACCCCACGGTCGCCGACCGCCCGATCACCTATCGGCCGACCGTCCGTCGCCCCGGCGGCGACACCGATGCGATCATCCGCCAGCATCTGCCGCTGGTCCGCCGGATCGCGTGGCATGTGCATGGATCCATGTCGAGCCTGATCGAGGTCGAGGATCTGGTCCAGGTCGGGCTGGTCGCGCTGGTCGAGGCCGCCGCCTCGTTCGAGGAGCGCGGGGTCGAGTTCGGCCATTATCTGAAGTCGCGGCTGCGCGGCGCGATGATCGACGAGCTGCGCCGCCAGGCGACGACGACGCGCGGCGCGATGCGCCGCCGCCGCCAGTATAGCGAGGCGGTCACCACCCTGTCGCAGTCCGGCGGCCAGGCCCCGACCGACGAGGCGGTGGCGGAAAAGCTGGGCATCTCGGTCGAGCGGCTGCGCGCCGACTACAAGACCGCCGAGGCGGTGCGGATGGAGGCGATCGACGATGTCTATGCCGACGACCTGCCCTGGTTCGCCGACGACACCCCCGACGCCTTCGAGCAGCTGGCCGAAAGCGACCTGCGCGACGCGCTGATCGCCGCCATCTCGGCGCTGCCTGAGCGCGAGGCGATGGTGATCCAGCTTTACTATGTCGAGGAACTCAACCTGGAGGAAATCGGCCAGGTGCTGGGCGTCGGCGCCGCGCGCATCTGCCAGATCAAGAGCGCGGCGCATGCCCGCCTGAAAAAGGCGCTCGCCAGCCAGCGATAA
- a CDS encoding ABC transporter permease, with product MFARHERRLIARYLWPGAGGRLVLLVAAIGCTGVMIGVAALVLVIAVMNGAQTRLADSVAPVDGHLSVTVPARAAMTEGQVAAVIAHLPGVARTEPIRELTAALSIDGRITPIQLQGRDPATLARLVPTMRSALAHSPDPANAVAIGQDAALQLGLFPGDTIAIGRVRLGPDHMPSLDLFDARVAAFYPDEDKGSDRVTVFAPLDSLPILKDDAAVTRRIAVVLSDPAREAAVAAAIRRRLGPGYPITSWRQANRALLAALVTEKIGMTIAVGLVTLVALFNILSSMTLLARAKRREIAILRTMGVSVASIARIFTTVGSIIALTGAGVGLALAAGLLTQRAAIVAAVRHLSPARQAEWDVFLSLPIGISRTELAAIGLSVVAGAVLASLYPAWRAGRTSPALVLRAD from the coding sequence ATGTTCGCACGCCATGAACGCCGACTGATCGCACGCTATCTGTGGCCGGGCGCGGGCGGGCGGCTGGTGTTGCTGGTCGCCGCGATCGGATGCACCGGCGTCATGATCGGCGTCGCCGCGCTGGTGCTGGTCATCGCGGTCATGAACGGCGCACAGACCAGGCTGGCCGACAGCGTCGCGCCGGTCGATGGCCATCTCAGCGTCACCGTCCCCGCCCGTGCCGCGATGACCGAGGGCCAGGTCGCCGCCGTCATCGCGCACCTGCCCGGCGTCGCGCGCACCGAGCCGATTCGCGAGCTTACCGCCGCGCTGTCGATCGACGGGCGGATCACCCCCATCCAGTTGCAGGGTCGCGACCCGGCGACGCTCGCCCGGCTGGTCCCGACGATGCGGTCGGCGCTGGCCCATAGCCCGGACCCGGCGAACGCGGTCGCGATCGGACAGGATGCCGCGCTGCAACTGGGGCTGTTCCCCGGCGATACCATCGCGATCGGCCGGGTCCGGCTCGGCCCCGACCATATGCCGTCGCTCGACCTGTTCGACGCGAGGGTCGCCGCCTTCTATCCCGACGAGGACAAGGGGAGCGACCGGGTGACGGTGTTCGCCCCGCTCGATTCGCTGCCCATCCTGAAGGACGACGCCGCCGTCACCCGCCGGATCGCCGTCGTCCTGAGCGACCCCGCGCGGGAGGCGGCGGTCGCGGCGGCGATCCGCAGGCGACTCGGCCCCGGCTATCCGATCACCAGCTGGCGGCAGGCGAATCGCGCGCTGCTCGCCGCGCTCGTCACCGAAAAGATTGGGATGACGATCGCGGTCGGGCTGGTGACCCTGGTCGCGCTGTTCAACATCCTGTCGTCGATGACGCTGCTGGCGCGGGCCAAGCGGCGCGAGATCGCGATCCTGCGGACGATGGGCGTGTCGGTGGCGAGCATCGCGCGGATCTTCACGACGGTCGGCAGCATCATCGCGCTGACCGGCGCGGGCGTCGGCCTGGCGCTGGCGGCCGGATTGCTGACCCAGCGCGCCGCGATCGTCGCTGCGGTGCGCCATCTGTCCCCCGCGCGGCAGGCGGAATGGGACGTCTTTCTGTCCTTGCCGATCGGGATTTCGCGAACCGAGCTGGCCGCGATCGGCCTGAGCGTGGTGGCGGGGGCGGTGCTGGCCAGCCTCTATCCCGCGTGGCGGGCGGGGCGGACCTCGCCCGCGCTGGTGCTGCGCGCCGATTGA
- the flgC gene encoding flagellar basal body rod protein FlgC — MADTPLSIFQVAGRAMSAQLVRMNTTASNLANAGGVAGSAETAYKTMKPVFRTSFDAATGLSTVDVEKIVTAGEDPAKRHDPNNPLADKDGNIYEAAVDETRELVDMMETSRTYQNNVEVMQTAKSLILDTLKLGR, encoded by the coding sequence ATGGCCGACACGCCTCTCTCCATCTTCCAGGTCGCGGGCCGCGCCATGTCGGCGCAGCTTGTGCGGATGAACACCACCGCGTCGAACCTCGCCAATGCGGGCGGCGTCGCCGGGTCGGCCGAGACTGCGTACAAGACGATGAAGCCGGTCTTCCGCACCAGCTTCGACGCCGCGACCGGCCTGTCCACCGTCGATGTCGAGAAGATCGTGACCGCCGGGGAGGACCCCGCCAAGCGGCACGATCCGAACAACCCCTTGGCCGACAAGGACGGCAATATCTACGAGGCCGCCGTCGACGAGACCCGCGAGCTGGTCGACATGATGGAGACCTCGCGCACCTACCAGAACAATGTCGAGGTCATGCAGACGGCCAAGTCGCTGATCCTCGATACCCTCAAGCTGGGACGCTGA
- the flgM gene encoding flagellar biosynthesis anti-sigma factor FlgM, producing MVDVTRLSAGEARIGRIAAVTRPNALAASTQTAPNPAKAASETSGVGNLARDLAAQPPVDMDRVAQIKKAIANGDFPILPATIADQMIALKLDWNGK from the coding sequence ATGGTGGATGTAACAAGGCTGAGTGCCGGGGAAGCGAGGATCGGGCGGATCGCCGCCGTGACGCGTCCCAACGCGCTCGCGGCGAGCACCCAGACCGCTCCGAACCCGGCCAAGGCGGCCAGCGAGACCAGCGGCGTCGGCAATCTGGCACGCGATCTGGCGGCCCAGCCGCCGGTCGACATGGATCGCGTCGCCCAGATCAAGAAGGCCATCGCCAATGGCGATTTCCCGATCCTGCCGGCGACCATCGCCGACCAGATGATCGCCCTGAAGCTCGACTGGAACGGTAAATGA
- a CDS encoding flagellar hook protein FlgE yields MSFYTSLSGLQASQTDMSVISHNLANVGTNGFKKSRAEFADVMAANFATDPFKQVGSGTVVKANRQEFKEGNYTSTSNALDLAISGDGFFTVQAGGTAGTLQYTRNGSFQVDTKNYVTDTQGNRVQVFPVDKDGNVTAFGNDGLTSLQLPTTSGTPVATKKVTMAINLSSTAVAPTAAFDRTNMGTYNNTTQTKIYDTAGNAMTLTNYYVRAPLPVDANGNAIQPSDGSSSWLVYSFVGDQQMTTNGGSKDPIKMTFDSGGNLKSPTGATKFDNFTPRTSTTSQPLSIDYTGSSQSGSIFSVASRTQDGKSVGLLSGVSVGDDGLVTASFSNGETAALGKVAVATFVNMPGLRQEGNSYWEATGKSGAAKFGTANQGAYGAIRSSTIEGSNVDITEELVNLIAAQRDFQANAKALDTSSQISQTIFNIRS; encoded by the coding sequence ATGTCCTTCTACACCTCGCTCAGCGGCCTTCAGGCTTCGCAGACCGACATGTCGGTCATCTCGCACAACCTCGCCAATGTCGGCACCAACGGCTTCAAGAAGAGCCGCGCCGAATTCGCCGACGTGATGGCCGCCAATTTCGCCACCGACCCGTTCAAGCAGGTCGGCTCGGGCACCGTGGTCAAGGCCAACCGGCAGGAGTTCAAGGAGGGCAATTACACCAGCACCTCCAACGCGCTGGACCTCGCCATTTCGGGCGACGGCTTCTTCACGGTGCAGGCGGGCGGCACCGCGGGTACGCTCCAGTACACGCGCAACGGCTCGTTCCAGGTCGACACCAAGAACTATGTGACCGACACGCAGGGCAACCGCGTCCAGGTGTTCCCGGTCGACAAGGACGGCAACGTCACCGCGTTCGGCAATGACGGCCTGACCAGCCTTCAGCTGCCCACGACCAGCGGCACGCCGGTCGCCACCAAGAAGGTGACGATGGCCATCAACCTGTCGAGCACCGCCGTCGCGCCGACCGCCGCGTTCGACCGCACCAACATGGGCACGTACAACAACACGACCCAGACCAAGATCTACGACACGGCGGGCAATGCCATGACGCTGACCAACTATTATGTCCGCGCGCCGTTGCCGGTCGATGCCAATGGCAATGCGATCCAGCCCTCGGACGGCAGCAGCAGCTGGCTGGTCTACAGCTTCGTCGGCGATCAGCAGATGACGACCAATGGCGGGTCGAAGGACCCGATCAAGATGACCTTCGATTCGGGCGGCAACCTGAAGTCGCCGACCGGGGCGACCAAGTTCGACAATTTCACCCCGCGCACCTCGACCACGTCGCAGCCGCTGTCGATCGACTATACCGGCTCGTCGCAGTCGGGTTCGATCTTCTCGGTCGCCTCGCGCACCCAGGACGGCAAGTCGGTGGGCCTGTTGTCGGGCGTGTCGGTCGGCGACGACGGCCTGGTGACCGCCTCCTTCTCCAACGGCGAGACCGCCGCGCTGGGCAAGGTCGCGGTGGCGACCTTCGTCAACATGCCGGGCCTGCGCCAGGAGGGGAACAGCTATTGGGAGGCGACCGGCAAGTCGGGCGCGGCCAAGTTCGGCACCGCCAACCAGGGCGCCTATGGCGCGATCCGGTCGAGCACCATCGAGGGGTCGAACGTCGACATCACCGAGGAGCTGGTCAACCTGATCGCGGCGCAGCGCGATTTCCAGGCGAATGCCAAGGCGCTCGATACGTCGAGCCAGATCTCGCAGACCATCTTCAACATCCGCAGCTAA
- a CDS encoding flagellar motor protein MotB: MSDPVFPDPVPSRPIWLITLADLALLLVGFLVLVQATGAERRPALLNGLRAQFGANTDPASQALRLPPAPPPAMPVATASLSFAPGSAEPVDPDPLLGPWAREALADPRIRLSITGATDGSAADVDPVTHSAVVLAADRARAAAALIGPAAADRLILSTAAKPGPRIAMVTLVFAGDPPRRP; encoded by the coding sequence ATGAGCGATCCGGTGTTTCCCGATCCCGTGCCCTCGCGGCCGATCTGGCTGATCACGCTGGCCGACCTTGCCCTGTTGCTGGTCGGCTTCCTCGTTCTGGTCCAGGCGACGGGGGCGGAGCGGCGGCCCGCGCTGCTCAACGGACTGCGCGCGCAGTTCGGCGCCAACACCGATCCCGCGTCGCAGGCGCTCCGCCTGCCCCCCGCCCCGCCGCCCGCCATGCCGGTCGCCACCGCCTCGCTGAGCTTCGCCCCCGGTTCGGCCGAGCCGGTCGATCCCGACCCGCTGCTGGGCCCCTGGGCGCGCGAGGCGCTGGCCGATCCGCGCATCCGCCTGTCGATCACCGGGGCGACCGACGGCAGCGCCGCCGATGTCGATCCCGTCACCCATAGCGCGGTCGTGCTGGCCGCCGATCGCGCCCGCGCCGCCGCCGCGCTGATCGGCCCCGCCGCCGCCGACCGCCTGATCCTTTCCACCGCCGCCAAGCCGGGCCCGCGCATCGCGATGGTCACGCTCGTCTTTGCCGGCGATCCGCCACGGAGACCCTGA
- a CDS encoding motility protein A produces the protein MIALPPLHQFFDSAALAIVLGGTLIATLLRTPWRDGRRALRALAVLVRKPFAAEPLIEQIAHLSRVARRHGVLTLDRSVVTDPDLAEAIAAIVDGEGPEAVTARLDLARQGRIERHVAVADIWTGAAEVAPAMGMVGTLIGLAAMFATMNDPQRIGGAMAIALLATLYGALFANLVAQPIAMRLRRAARIEAFERTRIVAPLAALAAREAPRPSRGSTASSKSGPSSPPSLMSVA, from the coding sequence ATGATAGCCCTTCCACCGCTCCACCAGTTCTTCGACTCCGCGGCGCTCGCCATCGTGCTGGGCGGGACGCTGATCGCGACGCTGTTGCGCACGCCATGGCGTGACGGGCGGCGCGCGCTCCGGGCGCTGGCCGTACTGGTACGGAAGCCCTTCGCCGCCGAGCCGCTGATCGAACAGATCGCGCATCTGTCGCGCGTCGCGCGGCGGCACGGGGTGCTGACGCTCGATCGTTCGGTCGTCACCGACCCCGATCTGGCCGAGGCGATCGCCGCGATCGTCGATGGCGAGGGGCCGGAGGCCGTGACCGCGCGGCTCGACCTGGCGCGGCAGGGCCGGATCGAACGCCATGTCGCGGTCGCCGATATCTGGACCGGCGCGGCCGAGGTGGCGCCCGCCATGGGCATGGTCGGCACGCTGATCGGACTGGCGGCGATGTTCGCGACGATGAACGATCCGCAGCGGATCGGCGGCGCGATGGCGATCGCGCTGCTTGCCACCCTCTATGGCGCGCTGTTCGCCAATCTGGTCGCCCAGCCGATCGCGATGCGGCTGCGTCGCGCCGCGCGGATCGAGGCGTTCGAGCGGACCCGCATCGTCGCCCCGCTCGCCGCCCTGGCCGCGCGCGAGGCCCCGCGCCCCTCGCGCGGATCGACGGCGTCGTCCAAGTCGGGCCCGTCCTCGCCGCCCAGCCTGATGAGCGTGGCATGA
- a CDS encoding flagellar hook assembly protein FlgD: MTSTALESTLDSLGIARTGSTGSSSTTTAAKKSTTLGQADFLKLLTAQLKNQDPFSPMDNTQMVAQMAQFSSVAGISEMNTTLTSLANKLTGTTPSAAMNYVGKTVLTQGTTAYGRTSGGLAGQVELDAAASDVTVTIADASGGVLKTLSLGAQKAGAASYDWDGKTADGKSAGSGPFTISVSANNGSTAVTSRSLVWAPVQSVSLPSTGSPVLTVAGLGQVQLSAVRAVG, encoded by the coding sequence ATGACATCCACCGCGCTCGAGTCGACGCTCGACAGTCTGGGCATCGCGCGAACCGGGTCGACCGGCTCGTCCTCGACCACCACGGCGGCCAAGAAGTCCACCACGCTGGGTCAGGCCGATTTCCTGAAGCTGCTGACCGCGCAGCTGAAGAACCAGGATCCGTTCTCGCCGATGGACAATACCCAGATGGTCGCCCAGATGGCGCAATTCTCCAGCGTGGCGGGCATCTCCGAGATGAACACCACGTTGACCTCGCTCGCGAACAAGCTGACCGGGACCACGCCGTCGGCCGCGATGAATTATGTCGGCAAGACCGTGCTGACCCAGGGCACGACCGCCTATGGCCGCACCAGCGGCGGGCTGGCGGGCCAGGTCGAACTGGATGCCGCGGCGTCCGACGTGACGGTGACCATCGCCGATGCCAGCGGCGGGGTCCTCAAGACGCTGTCGCTCGGCGCGCAGAAGGCGGGCGCGGCCAGCTATGACTGGGACGGCAAGACCGCCGACGGCAAGAGCGCCGGATCGGGGCCCTTCACCATCTCGGTGTCCGCCAACAACGGCAGCACCGCCGTCACCAGCCGCTCGCTGGTCTGGGCGCCCGTCCAGTCCGTCTCGCTGCCCTCCACCGGCTCGCCGGTCCTGACCGTCGCCGGTCTGGGCCAGGTCCAGCTCTCCGCCGTCCGCGCCGTCGGCTGA